One region of Juglans microcarpa x Juglans regia isolate MS1-56 chromosome 7S, Jm3101_v1.0, whole genome shotgun sequence genomic DNA includes:
- the LOC121240286 gene encoding uncharacterized protein LOC121240286, with protein MRQQGQYTHSGVNTYAGSQMHQMSTQRMEQKLGPFEGRLEAFTPEREHPYGTSNAEGRWKWERDGSKVSNSVASYMSNEGQGSDAPRSYFHGQRPDPKLAVEKQSNSDTRSQTHEENMDIGFEGNALLQTFEGLEQKFHDDIMKLAKEQNEIEDAENARHRERINTINAQYEEQLVALRARHASRREEFLQRESQARQHQYQKAMMDQYPNSSMGSSDPHGYIGIASSAAVGEARRGYNSDHFDSYRERARFLGGARDEGLESRGPYPGGRVYDTGSRYY; from the exons ATGAGACAGCAGGGGCAGTATACCCATTCGGGTGTCAATACATATGCCGGCAGCCAGATGCATCAAATGTCTACTCAGAGGATGGAGCAGAAGCTGGGTCCTTTCGAAGGACGACTAGAGGCCTTCACTCCTGAGAGGGAACATCCATATGGGACCTCGAATGCAGAGGGACGATGGAAATGGGAAAGGGATGGATCAAAAGTCTCAAATTCAGTGGCATCTTATATGTCCAATGAAG GCCAAGGGAGTGATGCTCCAAGATCCTATTTTCATGGTCAGAGGCCTGATCCAAAACTAGCTGTAGAAAAACAAAGCAACAGTGACACCAGATCCCAAACTCATGAAGAAAATATGGACATTGGTTTTGAGGGCAATGCTCTGTTGCAGACTTTTGAAGGTCTTGAGCAAAAATTCCATGATGATATTATGAAACTAGCCAAGGAGCAGAATGAAATTGAGGATGCTGAAAACGCTCGGCATAGAGAG AGAATAAACACAATAAACGCTCAGTATGAGGAACAACTAGTAGCACTTCGAGCTCGGCATGCCAGTCGTAGAGAAGAATTCCTACAGAGGGAATCTCAAGCACGGCAACATCAGTACCAGAAAGCCATGATGGATCAGTACCCTAACAGTAGCATGGGCTCTAGCGATCCTCATGGTTACATTGGAATTGCAAGCTCAGCTGCTGTGGGAGAAGCACGTAGAGGCTATAATAGTGATCATTTTGATTCATACAGAGAACGGGCTCGATTTCTTGGGGGTGCCAGAGATGAGGGACTCGAGTCAAGAGGTCCATATCCTGGTGGTCGTGTTTATGATACTGGCTCCCGCTACTACTAA